From the genome of Strix uralensis isolate ZFMK-TIS-50842 chromosome 6, bStrUra1, whole genome shotgun sequence:
GATCTGGCAAAAAGTGGTTCAGGAGACAGAGAGGTGGGAAAGATGGGATCTTTTCTTTGACTTCTCTCTCCCTTGGGTGGCAGCAAACCATTCAACTGCCTTGCCATATTGCATAAAACCGTAACCCAAGGGTAGAACTGTGCCCTCTCATGAAGGAGTGAGTTTTCTTAGCTATTAGCAACTTGTTTATTGGCAGTTAAAACCAAGGCTGTCATTAATAGCCTCTGTTCACAACAGGATGCTGGCTATGCCTAGCCAGGCCTGTTTAGCACTAGCGTTTATAAACTGCAGGAGATCATCTAGTCGGAAAGATAGGGTAAATATCTTCATTAGGATACTTTCACATAAGTCCTGGAGGAAGACCTGAATTTGAATGAAAACTCCTAAGTATTCAGTTTACAATCTTAATCCttttatttgaaagcaaatctTGGGCCGAAAGGTCTTGGAACTGAACCTTTACTGGTAAGAGATGCTTCAGTCAGGGACTGCTACAAAGAAAGATCTGTTGAAATTAATCTAAGTAGATAATAACCAtggcttgcttttatttctattctgCTGTCTCTCACCCACTACAAAGCATTATTTCCATTTGGATTGTGAAAAATGGTTACCTCATGACTGTCTGGTGCGAAGGGGCATTTTCAAACAAGCACCAACGCATACTTTTTCTATAGATGAGGCAAAACCAATCTTCTACTATCCACTACTCAAATAAAATCCTAAGCAGGCTAAAAGCTATTCTCTGTCCTTGTTTTGCAAGGACTGCACAACCCAGGGGCAAGGCTGGACTTAACAGAGCCGTGCCCTCAGAGGCCAGAGCTCACTGAAGGGTGCtgctccatcacccactgccctcTTCGCCAAGAAAAGGGCAGACCTATCTCAGAGCACCCAGCTTGTGGAACAAATCCACGTAGGATTATGGAGAAACTACACTGCCCATCTTCTGCTTTGAGGAAGTAAAAATCCCTGCATGTGTTACTTCCCTATTAGggatgagagagaaaacaaatccTACGTGACGGATGCTCATTATGCCACTTACTGTCTTCCCAGTAAGGGTTCCTGCACTGCAGTGGGAGGGCTGTATTAATAATACATACATACGGTATTTTGCAGGAAAAACACTGGGAGTTCCAGCGTGAAACACCAGGACACGGAATGAGTTTATGACTCCGGGagcctgcccgtccctgccccaGTCGCCGCCCGCAGCGTCGAGGCTACGGTTCGCCCACGGGCTTCCAACTCTGAGAGCGCGAAAGTCCCGGAACTCCGCTGAGGGGAACCGGCCGCCATGTCGCCACTGCccgccccttccctgccccttccGCCCGCCGCACGGCAGCGGGGAGGCGGCCGGCCCGCCGGAGCCCCGCCTCGGccgcggcgcggggagcccggtAGGTGCGGGCGCGGCGCAGGGCGGggggaggccaggccaggccggcCTGAGGCGAGGGGCCCGCCGGAACCGGCCCGCAGCGCCCCTGGCATGGCATGGCGGGGCGAGGGGAAGGGAGGGACGGGGCGCTGGTCCCGGGCTGGTCGGGGCCTCGCCCGCCCCTTGGGTGAAGCCGGTTTTAGCCGCGCCCCACACCCCcccttttatatttttatttttcgACAAGCGAGCCTTGAAATCCCGAGCCCTGGAGGCGGGCCCAGCCCTCGCCCCGGTTCCTGCTTGATCCTAAGTTGGGCTTTCCCCTCGGCTACATGtaactagaaaaaataaatttattaatgtGTTAGGACAAAATCTGCCTAGATATCCCCGTTTTGAACTTTTAACTGTTAAAATTCTCAAACTGAAGTGAGAATGAGTGCCCATAACACCACAGAGATAAACAGTATTTCAGCATTTGGAGGAGACCACCTTACAAACGTTGTTGTGGTTTTATGGGAACTGAGTGATTAAATTTGCAGGATATGGTCCGGCTAAATTGCCTTGTAGTTTCCGGTTGCCTTCCTTATACATAAATTGCACAAAgtttatgaataaaaataaagatgccaGATGCAATTAGGGCTGCAGTGAGAttttctgcaggagctgggagtcTGTGCTGACCCTTGGGGAAGATTTGAAAGCACGAGTGCTAAAAGGTATCAAGggcaattttccttttattttcgTGAGTATTGAGTATCATGAGGAAATGTGGCATTTCTCCTTATTCTTGCATTAGGTGTGTGGCAGGACTGTTGGTCATAATCCAGTCAAGAGCATAGCCTGGGCTGTGAGGGGTCTATCCACAAAGGTTTGAAACCATGCCTGCACAAaggataatttaattttaaaaaatttaaaaatgcttagCAGCAGCTGTTACAATTTTTATGACTGAAGCAGGAAACACATTAGTTTTAATGCACTGAGGTGTATCCTGTCATTACGGCTGTTTAGGAGAGGTGTATATAGATAAGCACAGTGCTTCCTGCCCGGCTTTCCTGCGGTTCACCTGTGGGCTACCGCCTGCCCGCCTGGCCAGGTGTGCTTCCTGGCATCCCCACTCACTGACCAGGAGGAGTATTTGGCATCCCGGGTGCTTGGTGAGCACCATTCAGGCATGCAAGAGAGTAGAGTGGACTGGTTTTCAGCATGGTCTGTCCTTCCCCACACTGGTGTGGACATAAGCTGAGGGGCGAATTTTCTCCTTGCAGTGTTCCTAATCTTAAAAATATCTGTTAGCCAGCCCAAATGAGAGGGCTCTCTGACATGAGCGGGAGAAACTCGGGAAGTCCTTGGCTTGGCTTCACGTGAGGATAAAGTGATAGCCTTCATACAATCATCCCCATAGAAGTGCTGCCCCCTGCACTGTGAATGGCACGACCTTTTCAATCAGATCTAGACTACTGGATTTGCCGAGAGGTTGTTAACTCCAAAGAGGTCATTTGGATTTAGTATtaccattttctggtttttagCTCTATGATTTTCTCCCCAAATTGGGGTTTGTCCAAGCTCCTGGCTCTTTAGCgtgtttttcttaaatgattttGTCAAACAAATCGCCACCTCCGGTCTTCAGCAGAATGTAAGAATACCACCACTTATTACGCtaagaaatacatattaaatTATTGTATACTTACATGCATCATTGTTTTTATTAAGCACTCAGTATGTGTTCAGTGCAGTATAAACATTAAACAAGATAATTCTCCCCCTGGTGAATTTACAGTCTGAAAGAGCTTCATAGGAAGGAGTAATAATAACATATCATTAAAACACCGCCTTTAGTTTAATCCCTTTTTGTTTCCCTGTGGTTAATACTCATTTGCTGTTGATCATGACTTGTGTATCCTGGCATGTCATGCAGTGCTGTTTTATGATGTTACAGCCCCAGTTGTCCACTCTACCCCTCTGCAGGAGGTTCTTGTTCAGCGTGAGTGGAAGAAGAGAGCATATGTCTTGTGTTTCAGCTGCTGCCATACAAAGCCCAGCGGCATAGCTGAAACCTACCTTTGATGGTACTCTACACTAAGACCTTGGTGGCTGTATCAAAGTGTGGCTTCCTTCTGCCACCTCGGCTTCCTGTAAGGACAGCTGGAAATACTAATGTCTTCAACAGCTGCAGCAAGATTCTCTGAAGCTCATGTGTTAAAGCCCCGAGAGAAGGGACATTGCAAGATGCAAATGGAAACAGGGGCATCCAATTTTCACTGATGTCTGTGGATTTAGGTGCCTAATTCACTTTTATATCTTTATAGTAGCATAATTTTAGGTGAGAATTCTGTAGTCAATGGGATTTTAAGAGATTGGAGCTGTTCTGAGCAGAGCACATCATTTGGCTTAGACTATAAAAGGAACTGATACTCCCCAAGGGAAGCAGGATTCTTGAACTGAAGGAGTTGACAGGTTTGAAAGTTTTTAAGTTTATCTGCTTATTTAAAGAGTCACAACATAGTTGTCTGCCCTGAAACAATTTATGTTCCAGTTTCTGCTCTGGATTGCATGTGTTATTTGTCAGGGAAATTTTTTCAgagacaaatttttaaaagtagccACTGAAAGCATGCTGCtttttgaaaatagcttttttctgaGTAGGCTAGAACCACTGCCTGAAGTTGaaatctgaggaaaaaacaaaatagaaaaaacacatactgttcttttttttttttttttaataggttgaCTATCTATTAGAACAAACTCTAAAGGAAAATTCTGTCTCCTGaaattttcaaatcaaaatgtgATCCTATTTTGGAAGTTGTAGTCAAGCTCTAGTTACTGAATTTAGTATTGAGGTTACTGATTACAGCTTTTGGAGCTGTACTATATAGGAGGTTAGCGTAGATTAATCTAATTATTGGCTCTTTCTGGCCTTAATATCTGTAGTCTGTGTCTGTAATGGAGTGCAACAGTAGGATTGTGCTGGCAAGAACTAGACAAGTGTGTTGGGTAAATACAGAATGTGTATCaattgctgggggaaggaggaagtaTGGTGGCCTTATTATTGTCTTTATTGCAGTAAATTGATTTactgaaggagagggagaagttAATTCTTCGTATCAATTGTCCTATGTTCCAAAGCCCAAAAATTAACGAGTATCCCTCTCTCTGTAATGGTGTTTTGTTAATATAAAAGAATGATTCATTGGTTATTGTGCTCTGCTTCTTCTcatgttttctgctttggttttttttttaaatgctacagAGGTGAGAGACCCATTTATGCACATTTTAATTGCTGATTTTGTGTTATAAACAGGTTAGGAATTGACTATGGCAGTGCAGTTCCTGCGGAAGGCATCTGTGTGGCTAAAGAAGCGCAAGATCACTTTGCTGACCGTTTCTTGCATGGGACTGTTTGGTGCTAACCTTTCCTATCATGTGTTTCCTGAGCAGACATTCAAACTGTTGCATGAGTGCTGGTCAGAGGGGCAGCCAGCTGAGCTTTCACAGAGGCTCTGTGGTGTCTTTCAGGATGTCCTTCAAGATACTGATGTGAAGTCCACTGACTCCTATCGAGCCTTTGCAGCTTCTGGCTTCCACCCTGTGAGTGCTGGAAtcccctggctgcctgcaggctcGTTGGTGGGCATCCCGCCTAACTTTGATAGCACAGCTGAGGATAAAAAAGGAGTAGTCAATCATGTTGTTGTGATCAATGGCAAGGAAGTAGACTGGGAGAGCAACGAAGGTGTTGCTTTGAAGGAAGCTCTGACATTTTCAATTGAAGCTCAGAAGTTTGCCAttgccagagaagttgtgtattTGCAGAATGGTAGCCCTTTAACTAGTGCAGTTGTGGCTCCAACTTGCTTAGCTGGTACATTTCTCTGTGGGAGAGGTATAAAGCTCCTTCTGGGTTTATCTTCTGGCCCTGTGATACTTCGCAGCATCTGTAACCTCGTAACTGCCGCTGGTGGACTAATGTGCTATTACATTTCTTACGACGCACTGACCTATCACCTAGACTGCAAGGCTGACAGAATGGCAGCTACTGTTTCCAAAGACTACGCCAGAGGTGGGGTTGAATTTTACGATAAAATCTTGTCCCGCAACAGGATTCTTCGTGGTCTGATGGGCAAACAAGGGATTAAAATGTATGCCCCGAGTGGTAACCTTTTCCCAAGGCACTGGTTCAGAATAAAGTATACCCCATACACTTACCGAAGAGATTTGATTGTTAATATTTTAAGAGAGCTCCAGGCATAGGAAGGGAGTGCTTGAATTTTAAACTTGTGAATTATGTATTCTCTTGGAACGCTGCTGcgctgctcttttttttttttttcctccctgtatCTTCATTAGAATTTCGGGGTTTATTTTTGCATAGAGTTTGGAAGGAGTTATTGCACATTCTGTGAATAAAGAATTCtctcttaaaatattaaagactCACTTCAAAAATGCTCTGTTCTGTGTGCATCTCAAATCACAAGACAGCTGAGCAGGGGAACTTCTCAGACACTCATCTGGAAgttctgctgctctgctcagccttcctgccagtgcagtctggaaaatggaaagaataaagtGCAATGGAAAGTTTTGGGAGCACTATCGTTTAAACTGGGCTGTTTGTATGCATGTTTGCCATTCATCCTGTGGAACAACccaaagatgtttaaaaaaaacaggcagTCTGTATCCTGCTGTTACATAAATACCAAGACACAGTGTTTCTGTTCTCTGTAAGTTCTTGCACCATTGCATAAATTTTTATGCTGCAATCACCATTCTTCAATAGGGCACACTAGTTATGCTGCAGTTCATACTAATACAGTTAGATTATGACCACCACCATTTTGCTTAAATCTAGTTCTGTTCTCTACATGACATGGTGACTGCAGTGTGTGTATCTTGTATGTTTCCCAGCAGTGGCAGTATGTAACATGACTGTGATGGGATGGTTGCTTTCTCACAAGTGGGATAAGCATGTTCAGGAGagggttttctgtttgctttggcaCAGTTTTTGTTTACTACACGTAGATGTATGTCACCTTTTATGTCAAAGAAGGCAAAGTATTTGGTGCAGAGACTGGTGAGGTCTGTGATGAAGCGTTGCCAAAGGAACTGTTCTGTTTCAGACTAGCCTAAGAAGGTTTTGTCTGGCAGAACTAAGCTTTGCCCAGGATTACAAATTTTTTGCAAGGGTCTTTAGTGCATGGAAAGTAAACTTTCTACTACAGCCTCACCTTGAAGCTTTTATGTGATCTCCAAGACAACAGTTCTTGAACTTTGTCATTCcctattttctgtgtttctgttgcaGCCATTCCAGTAGCCCTCCCTGGTGACATCACAGCAGTTCTCCTCATCTCTGTTGTCATTCTTACAGGAAAGTTCTATTATTTTGTATCTTCTCAGTCACAGATGTGCTGAGTGTCCTCTCTGCCCTGGTTTTGTCCTTTCTTCAGCTGCTACAATAATAACTGTCATGCTTGTGTTTGCTCAAAGCATTACTGAGTTCTGTTTTCCCTTTGAATCATGTGGTGACATAAAGTTGATATACTGGCTGCTGAGGCACTGGAGTTGCTCTACACTGCTgaagccatatatatatatatataaaagacgTTTGGGTTTCTGCTGAAGTAATGTGTGTCATGTTTTTCTGGACCATCACCTATCACTTGCAGTTGTCCTTGAAGTATCAAGTCATGAGATGCATTCTGGCTGTAGGGCATAAGGTTATTTTTCTTGTGACCTTTGTGAAAGAGTCTGACAAAATCTCCTAGTCTGTGGAATAAAAGGAGACTTTACCTTAAGGCAGGGGGCTTTCAAAGTTTCAggctaaattttatttttctcttccaggtaAGTCCAATACAGCAGGCCAAGATAGAGGTTTTTTGGTTGAATGATGTAGTGGCTCAAGACTGGAATATAACTCCTGTTTTATATAGCCTGTGAATTGAATTCATCCTTGTGTTACTCCTCCAGACAAGTCTAAACTCCATGAAATGTTCTCAGAGAGAACTCAGCCCACTTGTTTTATGTGGTTTAAGGAGCTGCTGCTACTATATAAAGAGTGCAGAGAGGAAACAGAGGCCTTCTTTGAGATTTACAACAAATAGcagtttaaacaaaattaaattaaagaaacCTGCTTGCCTCTTACCACTCCTTACTGCTGCTTTTCATCAAGGTGCCTGCAGCTAGCACTGTTACTTAACATTCTCAGGTTGTAAAGCCCCAGTGATGCTAATGGGTTTTGCAGTTGTGCACTTTGCTTTACTTTTACAGCTGGATTCTCCAAGAAGCAACACATATCTGTAAATGCTGTGTCTGATTTATCCTTGGAACTTGCTGTGTCATACTGGTGTCAGTATTAAGGTATATGCCCTTGCCTTCCAAAGAGATGTTCTTGCCAAGGGTTTACACACCTCCATCTCTGTGTAGTCAAGTTCCTCCTATTCTGTCACCATCGGTGTAATCTGGAAGCATTGTACTGTCAATATAAGGGCAATAGGAGCTGAAATCACTCAACTGCTAACCAAGATTTCCCTGAACTTTAGGAATATGTGGGTTGTCCTGGAAAAGGTTTGTATCCTGTGTGTTGCTAGGTAATTGTTGCTTGCAAGATCACCCATGTTATTCGGCAAGTAAGAATAGCACAACTCAAATATACGTCCATGAAAATACTCATGCAAAGTCTTATAATAttgcaaatgtttttctgtaGGTGGAACTTCCAGTGAAATCAAATAGGAATTCCACATACTGGTGATCAAAATGGTCTAGTTTTGAGAGTACAATAGAAGCAAGCACCCCAGAATTAAAGGTGAAAGCGTTGGCTGATCGTGCTCTTCTGTGCTAAGAACAGTCTGATGTGGAAAAGCAAGTTCATTCAGTGGCCCAGAAGAGCCCAGGTGAATCAGTTTGTAAATAGTGCCAGTGAACAGCCTTATAGTTTCCCCCAGCTCTGAAGCTGAACCTCTGAGGAGTtcagaaaacttgttttcatagTAACTGGCTTCTCTTGCACTGCTCAGATGAGGCAAACTTCGTACCATTTTTGGtttagaaaagcaacagaaaatgttaaGCAAAGAGAAGTTCTAGGAGATGTGGATATAAGAAGTCTAAGCCAAGAAACTGTAAAAGCGAAGGTGTGAATGAAGTAATGAACTCATAAAAATGGATATTGTCTGCAAAAATGAAGCT
Proteins encoded in this window:
- the TMEM177 gene encoding transmembrane protein 177; this encodes MAVQFLRKASVWLKKRKITLLTVSCMGLFGANLSYHVFPEQTFKLLHECWSEGQPAELSQRLCGVFQDVLQDTDVKSTDSYRAFAASGFHPVSAGIPWLPAGSLVGIPPNFDSTAEDKKGVVNHVVVINGKEVDWESNEGVALKEALTFSIEAQKFAIAREVVYLQNGSPLTSAVVAPTCLAGTFLCGRGIKLLLGLSSGPVILRSICNLVTAAGGLMCYYISYDALTYHLDCKADRMAATVSKDYARGGVEFYDKILSRNRILRGLMGKQGIKMYAPSGNLFPRHWFRIKYTPYTYRRDLIVNILRELQA